The following proteins are encoded in a genomic region of Candidatus Aminicenantes bacterium:
- a CDS encoding rubredoxin codes for MQKWVCTACGYVYDPVAGDPENGVVPGTPFESLPDNWVCPQCGVGKDYFEKAE; via the coding sequence ATGCAGAAATGGGTTTGCACCGCGTGCGGCTATGTCTACGATCCGGTCGCCGGCGACCCCGAGAACGGCGTCGTCCCCGGCACGCCCTTCGAAAGCCTGCCCGACAACTGGGTCTGCCCCCAGTGCGGCGTCGGCAAGGATTACTTCGAGAAGGCCGAGTGA
- a CDS encoding FAD-dependent oxidoreductase, with protein sequence MKAVIVGNGLAGTITAKTLREADAEIEIVVFGEERYLYYPRPNLIEYLAGRLPLGKLFAYPQAWYAGQRIDVRLSTRVRRVLPDERRIERADGGSEGYGVLCLADGASSSVPPIRGADKPGVLTLRTLDDAEAILARVASRPEVVVIGGGLLGLEIARALKARGASVTVLEFFPNLLPRQLDPPGAAVLTRQIEAGGIKVRVGVVTEEIIGGSEAAGVRLKTGEEIPAGTVLIAAGVRPNTALAREAGLTVDRGVVVDDDMATSRPGIFAAGDGTQHKGRLYGIIPASFDQARTAAASMLGHRRPYAGTVPSNTLKVMGLHLASVGVVNPERPGEIEELRREDAASGLYRKIVLEGGRLVGAVWMGTREGVPLIAKAVAERRDVAAFKNEILADGFDYARLASEPQ encoded by the coding sequence GTGAAGGCCGTTATCGTCGGGAATGGGTTGGCCGGGACCATCACGGCCAAAACCCTGCGCGAAGCGGACGCGGAAATCGAGATCGTCGTCTTCGGAGAAGAGCGATATCTCTATTATCCTCGGCCGAACCTGATCGAGTACTTGGCCGGACGCCTTCCCCTCGGGAAGCTGTTTGCCTACCCCCAAGCCTGGTACGCGGGTCAGCGGATCGATGTCCGGCTTTCGACCCGGGTCCGTCGCGTCCTTCCCGACGAACGCCGCATTGAACGCGCCGACGGGGGAAGCGAGGGATACGGCGTCCTGTGTCTGGCCGACGGCGCTTCCAGCTCCGTGCCGCCCATCCGCGGCGCGGACAAGCCCGGCGTCTTGACTCTGCGGACCCTCGATGATGCCGAGGCGATCCTGGCCCGCGTCGCGTCGCGGCCGGAGGTCGTCGTCATCGGCGGCGGGCTTCTGGGGCTGGAGATCGCCCGCGCCCTTAAGGCCCGCGGGGCCTCCGTGACGGTCCTGGAATTCTTTCCCAACCTTCTGCCCCGCCAGCTCGACCCGCCCGGCGCGGCCGTCCTGACCCGGCAGATCGAGGCCGGCGGGATCAAGGTCCGCGTCGGCGTCGTGACGGAGGAGATCATCGGCGGGTCCGAAGCCGCCGGCGTCCGGCTCAAGACGGGGGAGGAGATCCCGGCCGGTACGGTTCTGATCGCGGCCGGCGTCCGGCCGAACACGGCTCTGGCCCGCGAGGCCGGATTGACCGTGGACCGGGGCGTCGTCGTCGACGACGATATGGCGACCAGCCGGCCGGGCATCTTCGCGGCCGGCGACGGGACCCAGCACAAGGGCCGGCTCTACGGCATCATCCCGGCTTCCTTCGACCAGGCCCGTACGGCGGCGGCTTCCATGCTCGGACACCGGCGCCCTTATGCCGGGACCGTCCCTTCCAACACCCTCAAGGTCATGGGTCTGCATCTGGCCTCGGTCGGTGTCGTCAATCCAGAGCGCCCCGGCGAAATCGAGGAGCTCCGTCGCGAGGATGCGGCTTCCGGCCTTTACCGCAAGATCGTCCTCGAGGGCGGCCGCCTCGTCGGCGCCGTCTGGATGGGGACAAGGGAAGGCGTCCCGTTGATCGCCAAGGCCGTGGCCGAGCGCCGCGACGTCGCGGCCTTCAAGAACGAGATCCTGGCCGACGGGTTCGATTACGCGCGGCTGGCCTCGGAGCCCCAATGA
- a CDS encoding porin, whose protein sequence is MSIKKRFSLPAAVAAALLALVPRPASAQVRLNGYFAAEYLQGQSQSPWKVGTFGGAQAGLIISGEWSQQFGYTLELRARGVAQPEIEQASASWIWSQAFQAKLGVYLVPFGRYNAADRPFQTLLIDSPYGVAETRPRSWRDIGVVAEGDLGFVRYAAFLGNGLAEAATPAGGQQWRDNNKNKGWGGRLSFPISQEMDLGLSYYLGKQDEAGDRRLRLFGADAGWTTANISCQAEYTRADIDNPSGFAAGRVEGWFVLLGLTFGSFRPAASYQSSKADDPFHGAGWGGPLFPGEGLSWNHSRWTLGLSYALHPNVQIKLEYDWQKEKGAALDDNVLRVQAAVHF, encoded by the coding sequence ATGAGCATCAAAAAACGTTTCTCCCTGCCCGCGGCCGTTGCGGCCGCGCTTTTGGCGCTCGTGCCCCGGCCCGCATCCGCCCAGGTCCGCCTCAACGGCTACTTTGCGGCCGAATACCTGCAAGGCCAGAGCCAGTCGCCCTGGAAAGTGGGCACGTTCGGCGGTGCCCAGGCCGGCTTGATCATTTCGGGGGAATGGTCTCAGCAGTTCGGATACACGCTGGAGCTGCGGGCCCGGGGTGTCGCCCAGCCCGAGATCGAGCAAGCCTCGGCGTCCTGGATCTGGTCGCAGGCCTTTCAAGCCAAGCTGGGCGTCTACCTCGTGCCGTTCGGCCGCTATAACGCCGCCGACCGGCCCTTCCAGACGCTGCTCATCGATTCGCCTTACGGTGTGGCCGAGACCCGGCCGCGGAGCTGGCGCGACATCGGGGTCGTGGCCGAAGGCGATCTCGGGTTCGTCCGCTATGCGGCCTTCCTCGGCAACGGCCTGGCCGAGGCGGCGACACCCGCCGGCGGCCAGCAATGGCGCGACAACAACAAGAACAAGGGCTGGGGCGGCCGCTTAAGCTTTCCGATCAGCCAGGAGATGGACCTCGGGCTGTCGTATTACCTTGGGAAGCAGGACGAAGCCGGCGACCGCCGTCTCCGTCTCTTCGGGGCCGACGCCGGCTGGACGACGGCCAACATATCATGCCAGGCCGAGTACACGCGGGCCGATATCGATAACCCCTCCGGCTTCGCCGCCGGCCGGGTCGAGGGCTGGTTCGTCCTGCTGGGGCTGACCTTCGGCTCTTTCCGGCCGGCCGCTTCCTACCAGAGCTCCAAGGCCGACGACCCCTTCCACGGGGCCGGCTGGGGGGGGCCGCTCTTCCCGGGAGAGGGGCTGTCCTGGAACCATAGCCGTTGGACGCTGGGCTTGTCGTATGCTCTCCACCCCAACGTTCAGATCAAGCTCGAATACGATTGGCAGAAGGAAAAAGGCGCGGCTCTCGACGACAACGTCCTGCGGGTTCAAGCCGCCGTTCACTTTTAA